In Gossypium raimondii isolate GPD5lz chromosome 12, ASM2569854v1, whole genome shotgun sequence, a single window of DNA contains:
- the LOC105764058 gene encoding DELLA protein RGL1, whose product MQSFKSSKMDNGLFPFSSPFDFNGIQGNYSLPDFEKDGTVIKGKHDPLLGFQEIGDDPDNDPVFPNHGLYQNVTKMSENQEQQQGRAATKSAFSDEFSLSSVFSGNMAFQEFSRPENMKPIKDCNMQSSCRLSSLELLTNYGNGFKKLRFSKYVGSDGGDGTDKRGGGQKKLSAEEIMRVTGARYIQLSDMRYDDFSMIMHPFGHALSGLSDDETKDVELVHLLLTAAEKVGYEQFERANRLLSRCEWIASERANPVQRIVYYFAEALRERIDKGMGRIIAKEPEMIFKTGIENGLNTNLISVRMHEYVPFSQVTQFMGIQAIIENVASASKIHIIDLELRSGVQWTGLMQALSEREVRHVEILKITAVGFVGNEKIAETGKRLESVAASFKLPFSFIAVYVEDMEDIKEELFKIGNDESLVVFCPLVLRTMISRPTCLENLMRVMKTLNPTIVIVIEIEANHNSPSFVNRFIEALFFYSTFFDCLDTCLEHEGELRAGVESVLCNGIRNIVAMEGKERVVRSVKLEVWSAFFARFRMTELGFSESSLYQGSLVIKQFPSAASYCTLDKCGKSVIVGWKGTPVQSVSAWKFSRDRGRVFGNYRF is encoded by the coding sequence ATGCAAAGTTTCAAAAGTTCTAAGATGGATAATGGATTATTCCCTTTCAGTAGTCCATTCGACTTCAATGGAATCCAAGGAAATTACAGTCTTCCTGATTTCGAGAAAGATGGTACTGTAATAAAAGGAAAACATGACCCTCTGCTTGGATTCCAAGAAATTGGAGATGATCCAGACAATGATCCTGTTTTTCCTAATCATGGTCTTTATCAAAACGTAACAAAGATGTCTGAAAATCAAGAACAACAACAGGGACGAGCAGCAACCAAGTCAGCTTTTTCCGATGAATTCAGTTTGAGCTCTGTTTTCTCGGGAAACATGGCGTTCCAAGAATTTTCTAGGCCGGAAAACATGAAACCCATTAAGGACTGCAATATGCAGTCTTCGTGTCGGTTGTCGTCTCTGGAACTGCTAACCAATTACGGAAATGGTTTCAAGAAATTGCGATTCAGCAAATACGTTGGGAGTGACGGCGGGGATGGAACGGATAAACGTGGTGGCGGCCAGAAGAAACTTTCAGCGGAGGAGATCATGAGGGTGACCGGAGCGAGGTACATACAGCTTTCGGACATGAGGTACGATGATTTCTCCATGATTATGCATCCGTTCGGTCATGCTCTTTCGGGTTTGTCCGATGACGAGACGAAAGACGTCGAGCTCGTGCACTTACTCCTAACCGCAGCGGAGAAAGTTGGTTACGAACAATTCGAACGTGCTAACCGCTTGCTTTCGCGTTGCGAATGGATTGCGTCGGAACGAGCCAATCCGGTCCAACGGATCGTATATTATTTTGCCGAAGCTCTTCGAGAAAGGATTGATAAAGGAATGGGGAGGATTATAGCGAAGGAACCGGAGATGATATTTAAGACCGGTATTGAAAACGGGTTGAATACGAACCTTATATCGGTTAGAATGCATGAGTATGTACCGTTTTCTCAAGTAACGCAATTCATGGGAATACAAGCCATTATAGAGAACGTGGCATCGGCTAGTAAGATCCATATAATTGATCTTGAACTTCGGAGTGGAGTTCAATGGACCGGCCTAATGCAAGCTCTGTCGGAACGTGAAGTTCGCCACGTCGAGATTCTCAAGATAACGGCCGTGGGATTTGTCGGCAACGAGAAGATAGCGGAGACCGGAAAGAGGTTGGAAAGTGTTGCTGCGTCATTTAAGTTACCCTTTTCATTCATTGCGGTTTACGTCGAAGACATGGAAGACATCAAGGAAGAGTTATTCAAAATCGGAAACGACGAATCGTTGGTTGTTTTCTGTCCGTTGGTGCTTAGAACAATGATTTCAAGGCCTACATGCTTGGAAAATCTGATGCGGGTGATGAAAACTTTGAACCCTACTATAGTAATTGTCATCGAAATCGAAGCAAACCACAACTCTCCGTCGTTCGTGAACCGATTCATCGAAGCGTTATTCTTTTACAGCACATTTTTTGACTGCCTTGACACTTGCTTGGAACATGAAGGTGAATTGAGAGCCGGGGTCGAGTCCGTGCTTTGCAATGGGATTCGGAACATTGTGGCGATGGAAGGCAAAGAGAGGGTCGTTAGAAGTGTGAAGTTGGAAGTGTGGTCGGCATTCTTCGCGAGGTTTAGAATGACCGAATTGGGGTTTAGCGAGTCGTCCTTATACCAAGGTAGTTTGGTGATCAAACAGTTTCCGAGTGCCGCTAGTTATTGCACGCTCGACAAGTGCGGAAAGAGTGTGATCGTTGGATGGAAGGGAACTCCGGTTCAATCGGTTTCGGCCTGGAAGTTTTCGAGAGATAGAGGGAGGGTATTCGGAAACTATAGGTTCTGA